The following proteins are co-located in the Acidobacteriota bacterium genome:
- a CDS encoding acylphosphatase, whose protein sequence is MRPTVTAGRTFRVYGKVRGVGYRTFARTCARALGIAGWIAPGEGGSLIVRAEGTPERLAEFAFDLSRGARFARVDRVEEEEAPARGLSGFEVLDEVPPEDVDERG, encoded by the coding sequence GTGAGGCCGACGGTGACCGCCGGCCGCACGTTCAGGGTCTACGGAAAGGTCCGCGGGGTCGGCTACAGGACCTTCGCGCGCACCTGTGCCCGGGCCCTCGGTATCGCCGGGTGGATCGCGCCGGGCGAGGGCGGGTCCCTGATCGTGCGCGCCGAAGGAACGCCGGAGCGGCTGGCGGAGTTCGCCTTCGACCTGTCGCGGGGCGCGCGCTTCGCCCGCGTGGATCGCGTCGAGGAAGAGGAAGCTCCCGCCCGCGGGCTCAGCGGTTTCGAGGTTCTCGACGAGGTTCCGCCGGAGGATGTCGATGAGCGTGGATGA
- a CDS encoding protein-L-isoaspartate(D-aspartate) O-methyltransferase: protein MVARLRRQGLRDPRVLAALAAVPRERFVPEALASRAYEDARLPIGEGQTISHPWTVGRLAELLQVSAGDKVLEVGTGSGYQAAVLAAMGLRVFSLERRPALARSAAARLRELGFLGVTVKNFDGTYGWAAEAPFDGIVVTAGGPEVPPALLRQLRDGARLVMPIARDGRQRLLVVTRQGKRFVEEDHGPASFVPLIGRFGYPTPPGRS, encoded by the coding sequence CGCGGGTGCTGGCCGCGTTGGCCGCGGTGCCCCGCGAGCGGTTCGTTCCCGAGGCGCTCGCCTCCAGGGCCTACGAGGACGCCCGCCTGCCGATCGGGGAGGGGCAGACGATCAGCCACCCCTGGACGGTGGGCCGGCTCGCGGAGCTGCTGCAGGTCTCGGCCGGGGACAAGGTCCTCGAGGTGGGAACCGGAAGCGGCTACCAGGCCGCCGTCCTCGCTGCGATGGGCCTCCGGGTCTTCTCGCTCGAGCGCCGGCCCGCACTCGCCCGGTCCGCCGCCGCCCGCCTCCGGGAACTCGGCTTCCTGGGCGTCACCGTGAAGAACTTCGACGGCACCTACGGCTGGGCCGCCGAAGCCCCGTTCGACGGGATCGTGGTCACCGCCGGCGGGCCCGAGGTCCCCCCCGCGCTCCTCCGGCAATTGCGGGACGGCGCGCGGTTGGTCATGCCGATCGCGAGGGACGGGCGCCAGCGTCTGCTGGTGGTGACGCGGCAGGGGAAGCGCTTCGTGGAGGAGGATCACGGGCCGGCCTCGTTCGTGCCGCTGATCGGTAGGTTCGGCTACCCCACGCCGCCCGGGCGGAGTTGA
- a CDS encoding DedA family protein, which produces MAHDVDGRGPAGSRWWRRAYGALLEWAASKSGIGVIGAVSFAEASFFPVPPDVLLAAAVLARREVWLRAALVCSLASIAGGAAGYLIGWGVWEAVSELFYRYVPGFTPELYQRVAALYARYDFWIVFGAGFTPIPYKVFTIAGGVARIDFPVFLLASAVSRSSRFFLVAGLLRLFGPTVKPFVDRHLGWVTLAVFLLGAAGFAALHALR; this is translated from the coding sequence ATGGCCCACGACGTCGACGGTCGGGGACCGGCGGGTTCGCGGTGGTGGCGGCGGGCCTACGGGGCGCTGCTCGAATGGGCCGCCTCGAAGAGCGGGATCGGCGTCATCGGAGCGGTTTCGTTCGCCGAAGCCAGCTTCTTCCCCGTGCCCCCCGACGTGCTGCTGGCTGCCGCCGTGCTCGCGCGCCGCGAGGTCTGGCTTCGGGCGGCCTTGGTGTGCTCGCTCGCGTCGATCGCCGGCGGAGCGGCCGGATATCTCATCGGGTGGGGCGTGTGGGAAGCGGTCTCCGAACTGTTCTACCGCTACGTTCCCGGATTCACCCCCGAGCTCTACCAGCGAGTGGCCGCCCTTTACGCCAGGTACGATTTCTGGATCGTGTTCGGCGCGGGATTCACGCCGATTCCCTACAAGGTCTTCACCATCGCCGGCGGCGTCGCCCGGATCGATTTCCCCGTCTTCCTGCTTGCTTCTGCCGTATCGCGGAGCAGCCGGTTCTTCCTGGTGGCGGGGCTGCTGCGGCTGTTCGGCCCGACGGTGAAGCCGTTCGTCGACAGGCACCTGGGCTGGGTCACGCTCGCCGTCTTCCTCCTCGGAGCGGCCGGGTTCGCGGCGCTGCACGCCCTCCGCTGA
- a CDS encoding adenine phosphoribosyltransferase, with protein sequence MSVDDLKRYVRDVPDFPKPGILFRDITPLLADPAAFGAALERLAREAEALSPDLVAGIESRGFILGAPLARQLGTGFVPIRKPGKLPSRTLQESYSLEYGEGRLEMHADAVGPGRRVLIVDDLLATGGTAAAACRLVRRAGGEVAGLLFLIELEALAGRSRLEDGPVVSLLRY encoded by the coding sequence ATGAGCGTGGATGACCTCAAGCGCTACGTGCGGGACGTCCCCGACTTCCCGAAGCCCGGGATCCTGTTCCGCGACATCACGCCGCTCCTGGCCGACCCGGCGGCGTTCGGCGCCGCCCTCGAGCGGCTGGCCCGGGAGGCGGAGGCGCTCTCGCCCGACCTGGTCGCCGGGATCGAGTCGCGTGGATTCATCCTCGGGGCGCCGCTGGCCAGGCAGCTGGGCACCGGGTTCGTCCCGATCCGGAAGCCGGGGAAGCTGCCCTCCCGGACCCTTCAGGAGAGCTACTCGCTGGAGTACGGGGAAGGCCGCCTCGAAATGCACGCCGATGCCGTGGGCCCCGGCCGGCGCGTGCTGATCGTCGACGATCTGCTGGCGACCGGCGGGACCGCCGCCGCGGCGTGCCGGCTGGTCCGCCGGGCGGGCGGAGAGGTCGCCGGCCTGCTCTTCCTGATCGAGCTCGAGGCGCTCGCCGGCCGCTCCCGCCTCGAGGACGGCCCGGTGGTGAGCCTCTTGAGATACTGA
- the ssb gene encoding single-stranded DNA-binding protein, translated as MKASVSARVNRAAIVISRASPRTRLMPVASDTAPAALAMLGWRLMAADYRASAGRFPLAERRPAGALTPGAACARLPARAAAREERRPMASLAKVILIGNLGRDAELRRTPGGTTLADFSIATNERWTDKNGTQQEHTQWFRVTLWGRQAEALAPYLTKGKQVYVDGTLRAREYTDRDGNRRTSLDVRADTITLLGRAGEAPVVPEELQQDDGEQTDADIPF; from the coding sequence ATGAAGGCGTCGGTCTCGGCCCGGGTGAACAGGGCCGCCATCGTCATCTCGCGGGCCAGCCCGAGAACCCGGCTCATGCCGGTCGCGAGCGACACCGCGCCGGCGGCCCTGGCGATGCTGGGGTGGCGGCTCATGGCGGCCGATTATCGCGCATCCGCAGGCCGTTTCCCGCTGGCGGAACGGCGGCCCGCCGGCGCCTTGACCCCCGGAGCGGCGTGTGCGAGGCTGCCCGCCCGGGCGGCGGCCCGGGAGGAGAGACGACCCATGGCATCGCTGGCCAAGGTGATCCTGATCGGCAATCTCGGGCGCGACGCGGAACTGCGGAGAACTCCCGGCGGCACGACGCTGGCCGATTTCTCGATCGCGACGAACGAGCGCTGGACGGACAAGAACGGCACGCAACAGGAGCACACCCAGTGGTTCCGCGTCACGCTCTGGGGAAGGCAGGCGGAGGCGCTCGCGCCGTACCTGACCAAGGGGAAGCAGGTCTACGTCGACGGCACGCTCCGGGCCCGCGAGTACACCGACCGCGACGGCAACCGGCGGACGAGCCTGGACGTGCGCGCGGACACGATCACGCTGCTCGGCCGGGCCGGGGAGGCTCCGGTGGTCCCCGAGGAACTCCAGCAGGACGACGGCGAACAGACCGACGCCGACATCCCGTTCTGA
- the rocF gene encoding arginase has product MASHIRLIGVPQDLGQALRGVDMGPSALRYAGLQARLSRLGYEVEDAGNVEVPVRGSVREAGGLACVPAIRGVCERVYRLARRAVEEGRFPLFLGGDHSIAIGSIGGVTHAEPAGVLWIDAHADCNTPESSPSGNIHGMPLAALLGYGLAELVDVGRAGAKLGPADVILFGLRDVDPGERELLKRLGVGAYTMREIDERGVADCAREALVRLSHHRRIHVSFDMDSLDPMTAPGVGTAVAGGLTYREAHLLMELLADDGRVRSADIVEINPMLDERNRTGNIGVELLASLVGQRIL; this is encoded by the coding sequence ATGGCCTCTCACATCCGGCTGATCGGCGTCCCCCAGGACCTGGGACAGGCTCTGCGGGGCGTGGACATGGGCCCCAGCGCCCTCCGCTACGCGGGCCTGCAGGCACGGCTTTCCCGCCTCGGGTACGAGGTCGAAGACGCCGGCAACGTCGAGGTGCCGGTCCGCGGTTCGGTGAGGGAGGCGGGGGGGTTGGCCTGCGTGCCGGCGATCCGGGGAGTCTGCGAGCGCGTCTACCGGCTCGCCCGGCGCGCGGTGGAGGAGGGGCGGTTCCCGCTGTTCCTCGGGGGCGATCACTCGATCGCGATCGGTTCGATCGGCGGCGTGACGCACGCGGAGCCCGCGGGAGTCCTCTGGATCGACGCCCACGCCGACTGCAACACCCCGGAGAGCTCCCCGTCCGGCAACATCCACGGGATGCCCCTCGCGGCCCTGCTGGGCTACGGCCTCGCGGAGCTCGTCGACGTGGGGAGGGCGGGAGCGAAGCTCGGTCCGGCCGACGTGATCCTGTTCGGGCTGCGCGACGTCGACCCCGGCGAGAGGGAGCTGCTCAAGCGGCTCGGCGTCGGCGCCTACACGATGCGGGAGATCGACGAGAGGGGAGTGGCCGATTGCGCCCGCGAGGCCCTGGTCCGGCTCAGCCACCACCGGCGGATCCACGTGAGCTTCGACATGGACTCCCTCGACCCGATGACGGCCCCGGGCGTCGGGACCGCCGTGGCCGGCGGCCTGACCTACCGCGAAGCTCACCTGCTCATGGAGCTCCTGGCCGACGACGGCCGCGTGCGCTCGGCCGACATCGTCGAGATCAACCCGATGCTGGACGAACGGAACCGGACGGGCAACATCGGCGTGGAGCTGCTGGCCTCCCTCGTCGGGCAACGGATCCTGTGA